A window of Kwoniella pini CBS 10737 chromosome 9, complete sequence genomic DNA:
TCTGATTTTTCGTCGAACGAAGGTCGAGATGAGGAAAACGATCGTACGATTGGACGTAAAGTCGACGAAGACGGCAACGACCGTATGGATGATCTGGAGATTGACATGTTGCTTCCTTGAGAATCAGGGCGGCCGAATTGTACTCGTATAGTTAACAAATTTAGCATATAGTGATGTAAAATACAGTCGATActattgaaatttcagcGAAAACATCCTCCGAGATTTCGAAGAATAAGATGGTCACGTGCCTATAAGAATCACAATTTATGGCTTTGGCAGAGCTATCCTAGGCGTGCGAGGGAAAGCTGAAATTTCGGAATTGATTCGAAGATATTCATGCTTTTAAACTCGCAAGATTCATGGGATATACACTTTCATGCATTTGACCTCTCATTCATAATACAGATTGGCAACTCCACATCATAAACAGTTTAGGAACCCAGTGAAATCCGTTGCCCCACCTAGCCTTACTTCCAGACCCCCATCTGAAACTTCCAGCTTGCAGAACTCCCTGCCAGAAGGTACTGCAACATCTTGTCAAGCATTAAAAAAGCATCTATCAATATGTCATTCTCAGTACTCCGACCCTCCTCATCGAAAATCAATGCACTTCGTCCGATAGTACAAGTTAGAGGCAAACATACTCATTCAACACCAGAATCTCTATGGCAATCACGCACACATCTTAAACCACCTCCTTCTATACCTCCACCTATGGTTCCAACTTATCCAATGCGAGTAATCCTTTCAGACGGATCAACATTTACAGCATATACAACAGCACCCACTCCTTCGACGAAAAAGCTTACTCGAGATGTGAATAATAACCCTCTTTGGTCACCAGCAAGTGAAAGAAAGGGAttaggagaaggagaagaaggtagagTTGGTCGATTCAGGAGGAGGTTTGAAGGTATTGTCATGGAAGAACCTGAAGCTAGTTTGGAAgataagaaagaagaagcgtTTGGTGCAGGTGATTTGGACTGGATGTCAGAAGGTGGTGTAGAGGAGAAGATAAGTGAGAAGCAAAGGAATCCTGTCAAAGCTGGAAAGGCcaagggaaagaagaagtagtagtagtatTTAAACCATATAACGCAAGTATAGCATCAGACTTCGATTTGATCCAACCATGCAATACATATAATCGCTTGCTGTTAACTATCGGTACCGCCACCGCCACGTAGAGTAGAATAAATCAGCGGCGAAAGTTTACAGCTGGGTAATGTCACACTTGTTAGATTGACCCACAGAATGAGCTGATGCTCTTGCTGTATTGCGAGGAGGATTGGACCAGATCTGATGAGCGTCGGCATCATTCTGATTCAGATACTTGAGCATGCTCACTGTCTCCATAAGCGCTCGCATAGGTCAAGAGACATCACCTTAGATTGGTGGCCCGTCCACTGAGAAAAATCGCGCGGGCAGCGTAAGAGATTCGCAGATCGAGAGAAGACGATACTACCGTCATTGGATCCCAAAAAAGGTCGATAAAGCGTCTGCTGCAACAAAGTCAAGAGACATCTAAAGATGCCCCCCGGTGCCCATATAGTGCGTATGCGGACATCCCTCAGTCACAACCCGGAAGGTATATCGTTCAATACATTCTGTTGGAATAGGACAATCAAATAGAGACCATTTAGCATTCTGTGACTATGAACAAAAAATATATACAAAGAGGTATGAAAGGCATGGAATGTAGACAAAAGAGCGGATAATCCTCCAACGTGTTGTCGCATTCAGACATCAAATCGGCTCCAAGCCATCACTCATCTTATATGTGACCTTGGTTTTTCTTTGTAAACAGAATGCCATCAAAGTCTGAGTTTTACATTCTTAGCTTTTTCACGCACCTCCTCGAGCTGGTCAGCTAATAGCTGAAGCTTTGATGCTGTTGCTCGAAGATCTGAAGGGTAGAGATGTTTCAAGCTATCGCCAGCAGTCTTCAGAGCGGAAGTGGATATGGCCTCCATAGCAGTATCGTCGTTGCTTCTCAAAGCCTCTTCCAAACGTTCCACCACCGTCGGTCTTTTCGTTCTAGCCACACCCATTTCCTCAAGCGTTGTCCAAAGAGATTCCAACTCGTCACAAAATACGGGATCTGCTCCTGTATCAATGGTACGAAACAACAACACTCTCCAAGTTGTCATCTCTGTGTCATTGGCAAGAGAATAGTAAAGCTCCCTCTGTTCTCCTGTCAGTGGCGTCTTTAATCTGTCGCGCGCAAATGACTGCCATTGCCCGATTAAGGGATTCTCCTCGGCGTCTTGCTTCTCTTCACTACTAGTCTAGTAGTGATTCACAAGCGACGTCAGCACGAATGATCATATATGCCACAATCGATAATTGAGGAATCCCATCAGACCCACTTGAGTGTCACCACGGAGCTTAATATTTGAAATAGTTTGATGGAGCTGGGCAATCATCTGAGGTAGCATCGATCTCTCTGAATCAAAAACATTGGGCTCTTCGTAGCCTTGTTCAAACGGCTTCCAGAGGTCCGTCATGCGAATCATATCATTGAGTCCTGACGGAACGTTTGTTgatttcactttcatcgCTCTGTCTATCATTACATTAAAAGCTTTTTCGTCGCCTCCGCTTATTGTATTCAATACGGCCGCCCCAAAGTCTGTTTGAGGGATTGTCAAGGTATCGTATAGAATCTTTCCAAGTTCACCGTCATACGCCAAGATGTCATCTAACGTATTCAGACATGCTCTTGCTCTCAGTGCGGTTGACCTTGCCGTATCCGCTAGACTTGATACGTCGACGACCGTTCTAGCCGTATCTCTAAGATAGTTGGGATCGTTGAGCAGGTTTCGAAAATCAGAGAGCTTTCTCTTATTTGGTTCATCTTTGATGGTAGTCTCAATGGCCTCTCGCATTTTCTTGGCAAAGTCCTTTGAAAGATCGGAATTTCGCGATTCGTTTCCGCCCTGTGCTTCAGTAGAAATTTTTTCCGGGGAAGAGCCACCTGAAAACCCCACCAACACTTTGTTAGTCGTTCAAATTGCTTACAGATCGCTGAAATCACAATCCACGTCTACTCACTTGAGGCCATATCAGAGAATGGGTGCTTCCCGAAATTGCGCATCGACAAACTCGGGAACATTTTGGTCGGTCCAGGTGATATGTTAATGTGAATTAGGGAACCGGTTAGTATACCTAGATGAAAGACATATACATGGCAAGGTACGCCAGACTGAAGTTCGCCCCTTAAGTATCCCCGAAATGGGGGTCAAGTCAGGAATGACTCGCATTTTTGAAGAACCGATGACACAACAAAGGTGACTGACTGTCTATGATGTTATGCCTTCTGAAGATTGTTTGCATCATATTGCACAATGGATTCACCCTTAGCAAATGGAAAATTGGGAGTTCTTGTACAATGGTCCACCTAAGCATGcatgaatatgatgaaaggACCCAAAGCACATCCAACGTCATCATCTAGGCTATTTGGTTTCATCGCAATAAAGCAATAGATTGCCACAATGTCGCAAACAGCCAGACTGGGACATTCCGGTTACTGTCATCCGAgtccattttgattttgcGGAATCTTTCAAGACCATTTCAATTGTGAGTATCCTCAGAATAGATCAACGCCATGGACTTGGTACAAATATGCAACAGTGAGTCAGACTTATACTACAGCGGATGAGAGGGAAAAGCAAGGCCTGGCTTCGTATGGTAAGCAAGGATGTTACGCTGTGTATTGATTTTAGCCTCAGCGATTTACCACACAAGCCTACGGCTATGCGCACTAAATACTAATCTGATGTCATTGCGCACTAACCAAAGGAAGGTCCAAGCCACTGGTCACGgtcatcatcaactcaACGAGGTCGATTGGAGTATTTATCTCTACTTGCTCTCACGTCCATGATACTCTAATTAACTCAAATATCATCGGAATCCAGTCAACCAATTCCATGACCCTCAAGGTAACGTGTCGATACTATAGACTCGAGTCAACTCTGAATCAACTACTACTACAGATCCAAATCTTATCTACcctgatcaatcaattcgtaaaatttccatcttttaaACCTCAGCCTTTTGCCACCACCCTATGATTTGGTCTTACTCCTTCGACTCGGTCTCCTCCTGGTCagtttgattgattatacTTTCTGTTGTTCATTAAAGATCATATTGCTCCTCTCTCCCTTCGACAAGATGTCTGCTCCTCCTCCTTTACCGCCAAAGGACACATCACCACCTTCAGGAATCGAAAAATCCAAGTCCAAGATATCTCTCgatatgatgaaaagagCTAAATCACCCTCAATCTCGGAGAAAAGTAATGATAGTCACAAAGTGAAGGAGTTTTTATCTGGACTAGGGAATAAGATGAAGCTATCTACTCCTGGATCGACATCGGATGATGAAACAAAGAGCACTATCACTACAAACGCTACCTCTTCACTTTCGTCTGTCACTGAGAAGGGCGCAATCAAGATATCGACTGCACCCCAGATGGTACCATCCCAGCCGGCAGGGGTATTACTCATACCTTCGACTCAAAGAGCTCACATCCCAGTCAAGGCGGACTCAGTCGATTCTTCTAATCTATTCCACCAAGCAGTTGCTAACGCCCAGAAACGAGTTGACGCGCTGAATACGACTACTTTCGTATTGAAAGGTATAGCGGCGGGACTAGCTGCAGGTTCAGCAGCATGGATGCCTGGGGTGGGAGAAGCTGTAGCAGTGGTACTAGGGATGATTTTGTCAGCCGAGAATATCTCCATTGGCAGAGTAGCCGCACTTCGTCTAGTAGGTCCATCTGACGCTCAAGGGGATGTGATATGACTGACAACTCAATAGGTGGAAAGATCGGCATCCGTACTTGAGGCAGTGGAACAAGCTATCATCCAGTACAAAGGACAAGTGTCCGCCATCATGATTGACCACATAAACCAGCTTCTAATGTAAGTTCAATCATCCTTTTTGCATCAACGGCGGCTAACGGCCCAACAGACACCTTCACGAGAATGCTCGGTTTTTGGTCAGGCTGTCAGAAAGATCATTCCTCAAGCTATATTTGCATTCCGACGAGACATCGAGGCAAATCGCAACAGCTACAGAGGATCTCGAAGATTTCGTAAAAATCTTTCAAGTGAGAGGAACCATTCAGCTTACCCGCAACGACCGCTTACGCCttattgttattatagCTCCAGTCACAAATTTCCATCGCTGCATGGGAGGAGCAATCTAGAATTGATCATGAGAACGATATGCAGGTTCTCCTCCAGAAACTCGAAGAGGCTAGAGAAAGTGATCAGAAAATGCTCCAGGCGCTTTCTTTGCAGAGTGAGTTAAAGGCATAAACAAAATATCTAACCACCTTTCCATAGGCGAAATGCAGCAAGAAGCCATCAAGACCCTCCAGCGTTCCTTAGATCAAATGCTTACCATCCAACAAGCCGAATACAACAATAATCATCCGACATCCCCTTTGACGGCCGTGGAAGCCCTGTCGTACGTGTCGGTAGATAGCCCTATTGTCCCTCCAGCATCCTTCGGCATGCTCCAAGTCACTACTACACCAGGATCAAGGGCAGTTGATCTCAGCACCAGCTATCCGTCTATTACATCCTCGATATCAAGCAGTATGACGGATGCTGGAGATCGAGTCAAGAGGCCTAATCAGTGGGGAGGTACAGGTCCCCCTATAAGATCAGTTTGGGATTCTGTACCCCAAACTCCCGGGGACAAAAGCCCACATAGACAGTTCTTTGAGAAAGCGCTGGATGTGAGTGAGAATGGCCTCAGCTGAATCCGCTCAACTGACTTGGAAGCACAGGTACTTCGGCGAACTAGCGATAGTGATCAGGGGGAAATACCAGATGTGAGTGACCCGTTCTCTTGCGCAACAAGTACAGATAGGCTGACAATAGGTTAGTGGACCATCACTGATTTGGAGATCTCTCATGACGAGAAATTGACTCACGAGGAAAGAATCAAGTCAGTCGTACCTTCTGCCCATGACAATGGTATCAGTTGCTGATCAGGGGCTTTTCAGCTCCGGGTATTTTTCAGTCATCTGGCGAGGTAAATGGCAAGGACAGGACGTTGCCATCAAAGAGTTAACCCCCATGGCCGACAGACAGGTAAGCTGATCGAAATTCTGACAGTCTTCTCTTCGCTCACCGAGACATAGCTTTTCGTGAAAGAAGTGGAAGTATGGCGAAGACTAAGAAGCGACCGAGTTCTACGTTTTTACGGAGCTTCAAGTACTACCGGTCCGCCACCTTGGTTCCTTGTTAGTCCATATAGTAAGCCGCACGATCCATAGCTCACGCTTCGGGGCAGAAACTCATTGGTGTCTAGTGAAAAACGGCAATGTACTAAATTACCTCTCGTCAAACACCGGCAAGGAAGCTAACAGGCTAGCTCTCATATGTGAGATGGCTCAAGGCATGGAATATCTTCACTCTAGAGATATCGTACACGGTGATTTCAAGGCTACGAACGTGCTCGTTACCGATGAAGGTCATGCCGTCATCTGTGACTTTGGACTCAGTCAGCTTAAAATGGATTATAGTACCAAATCGCTCGAAATGTTGGATCAGCTAACACCCCTTGCTGGTACTCTACGTTGGCAAAGTCCTGAAAGACTGGCAGGTGGAATACTTACTAGGGAGAATGATGTGTATTCGTGGAGTATGGCGGTATATGAGGTTTTGACGGGGTCAGTCCCGTACGGTTACATCGATGATAGTTTAGTCAGGAGAAATATCAGAAGTGAGTAGTCCCGCGTTTGTCGCATGCAATGCGCTGATTATCTTACATGTTAGATGGAATTCGGCCTGTTCGGCCTACAGGCGTAGAAGACAGCTTGTGGCTCTTGATCACTAGATGCTGGGCTCAGAGCCCCCGAGAGCGACCTAACTTTGAGCAAGTCGTGGAACAGCTGTCCCTCATGTACACTCCAGCGAAAGAGCCCGAACGACAACATACCATGGCGACAAGTCAGTACAAGTGTGTTTATGAGATGTCATACTGACGATATTTGGTAGTATCGTCCTCCGAAACAACGGAAGCTTCCTTTACAACGGCGAGTGAAGGTGG
This region includes:
- a CDS encoding mitochondrial 54S ribosomal protein bL31m, encoding MSFSVLRPSSSKINALRPIVQVRGKHTHSTPESLWQSRTHLKPPPSIPPPMVPTYPMRVILSDGSTFTAYTTAPTPSTKKLTRDVNNNPLWSPASERKGLGEGEEGRVGRFRRRFEGIVMEEPEASLEDKKEEAFGAGDLDWMSEGGVEEKISEKQRNPVKAGKAKGKKK